Proteins encoded by one window of Vigna radiata var. radiata cultivar VC1973A chromosome 5, Vradiata_ver6, whole genome shotgun sequence:
- the LOC106761573 gene encoding uncharacterized protein LOC106761573: MGNCQAIDAATLVIQHPNGKVDKFYAPVSATHVMKTNPGHYVALLISSTTLCPTKHIQNCPNKSDHKANINTNIINNNNNPVRLTRIKLLKPTDNLLLGQVYRLITTKEVMKGLREKQKAKMRPNVVESVHKPDLEKEKLPRRPDIEDNKVMAKPERGRARITAPTNNGGGATAKTRFWQPSLQSISESAS; encoded by the exons atgggaAATTGCCAAGCCATTGATGCAGCAACACTGGTGATTCAGCATCCGAATGGGAAAGTAGACAAGTTTTATGCACCTGTGAGTGCCACACATGTAATGAAAACCAACCCTGGTCACTATGTTGCTCTTCTCATCTCCTCCACCACATTGTGTCCAACCAAACACATTCAAAATTGCCCCAATAAGAGTGACCACAAAGCTAATATCAACAccaacatcatcaacaacaacaacaacccaGTTCGTTTAACTCGCATCAAGCTTCTCAAGCCCACCGACAACCTTCTTCTTGGTCAAGTTTACAGGCTCATCACAACAAAAG AAGTCATGAAGGGTCTCAGGGAAAAGCAAAAGGCAAAGATGAGGCCGAACGTGGTAGAGTCAGTTCACAAGCCAGATTTGGAGAAGGAGAAACTGCCAAGGAGGCCTGATATCGAGGACAATAAG gtAATGGCGAAACCTGAAAGAGGTCGAGCAAGGATAACAGCACCAACTAATAATGGTGGTGGTGCCACAGCTAAGACAAGATTTTGGCAACCTTCTTTACAAAGTATCTCAGAGTCTGCCAGCTGA